One window of Buchnera aphidicola (Rhopalosiphum padi) genomic DNA carries:
- the tkt gene encoding transketolase, whose amino-acid sequence MCLQRELANAIRMLSIDAVQNAKSGHPGMPMGMADIAEVLWRKFLKHSPMNPNWDNRDRFILSNGHGSMLLYSLLHLTGYDLSIDELKNFRQLHSKTPGHPETGATPGVETTTGPLGQGLANAVGMAIAERTLSSYFNRPSYNIVDHYTWVFVGDGCLMEGISHEVCSLAGTLKLGKLIVFYDKNGISIDGKISNWFTDDTVMRFKSYNWHVVDKVDGHDSNSIKNGIEEAKSVKDQPSIIICNTIIGFGSPNKSGTADSHGAPLGESEISLTRKNLNWKYLPFEIPDHIYDKWNFVKQGLKLEKDWNKTFHLYKSEYPELALEYLRRIKKKLPIQWYKKTKDYIFNLQKNPQNIASRKASQNAIEEFAALLPELIGGSADLSPSNLTMWSNSSSLAENLSGNYIHYGVREFGMTAIANGISHHGGFIPYTSTFLMFVEYARNAVRMAALMNTKHIFVYTHDSIGLGEDGPTHQPVEQLANLRMTPNIDVWRPSDQVETAAAWKYAIEEKNGPTALILSRQNLSQFSRNDEQIKNIFYGAYILYDSKKEIDIIFISTGSELEITLTAAKIIASLGYSVRVVSMPSNNVFDRQNTDYKELVLPSYVTKRIVVEASIKDFWYKYVGTEGLIIGMETFGESASEKVLFKKFGFTVENIVNKSKILLKY is encoded by the coding sequence ATGTGTTTACAAAGAGAATTAGCAAATGCAATTCGTATGTTAAGTATAGACGCTGTTCAAAATGCAAAATCAGGTCATCCTGGAATGCCTATGGGGATGGCGGATATTGCAGAAGTTTTATGGAGAAAATTTCTAAAACATAGTCCAATGAATCCTAACTGGGATAATCGTGATCGTTTCATTCTTTCTAATGGACATGGTTCTATGTTGTTATATAGTTTACTGCATCTTACTGGATATGATTTATCAATAGATGAACTCAAAAACTTTAGACAACTTCATTCAAAAACACCAGGACATCCTGAAACAGGTGCAACACCAGGTGTTGAAACAACTACTGGTCCTCTAGGACAAGGTTTAGCTAATGCAGTCGGAATGGCAATTGCAGAAAGAACATTGAGCTCTTACTTTAATCGACCAAGTTACAACATAGTAGATCACTACACTTGGGTTTTTGTAGGAGATGGTTGTTTAATGGAAGGTATTTCTCATGAAGTTTGTTCTTTAGCTGGAACATTAAAATTAGGAAAATTAATTGTTTTTTATGATAAAAATGGTATTTCAATAGATGGTAAAATTTCTAATTGGTTTACAGATGACACGGTGATGCGATTTAAATCGTATAATTGGCATGTTGTAGATAAAGTAGATGGTCATGATTCCAATTCTATTAAAAATGGCATTGAAGAAGCAAAATCAGTAAAAGATCAACCTTCGATTATTATTTGTAATACTATTATTGGTTTTGGTTCTCCCAATAAATCAGGTACAGCTGATTCTCATGGTGCTCCTCTTGGGGAATCTGAAATTTCCTTAACACGAAAAAATCTAAATTGGAAATATTTGCCTTTTGAAATACCTGATCATATTTATGATAAATGGAACTTTGTAAAACAAGGTTTAAAATTAGAGAAAGATTGGAATAAAACATTTCATTTATATAAATCTGAATATCCTGAACTTGCACTAGAATATTTAAGACGTATTAAAAAAAAATTACCTATACAATGGTATAAAAAAACTAAAGATTATATTTTTAATTTACAAAAAAACCCTCAAAATATTGCAAGTCGTAAAGCTTCTCAAAATGCTATAGAAGAATTTGCAGCATTATTACCAGAATTAATAGGTGGATCTGCAGATTTATCGCCAAGTAACTTAACTATGTGGTCTAATTCTAGTTCACTAGCAGAAAATTTATCTGGAAATTATATTCATTATGGCGTTCGTGAATTTGGAATGACAGCTATTGCTAATGGAATTTCTCATCACGGAGGATTTATTCCATATACTTCAACATTTTTAATGTTTGTCGAATATGCGAGAAATGCAGTTCGTATGGCAGCCTTGATGAATACGAAACATATTTTTGTGTACACACATGATTCTATTGGATTAGGTGAAGACGGACCTACACATCAACCAGTAGAACAATTAGCAAATCTAAGAATGACACCAAATATAGATGTTTGGAGGCCTAGCGATCAAGTAGAAACAGCTGCTGCATGGAAATATGCAATTGAAGAAAAAAATGGCCCAACAGCACTGATTTTATCACGTCAAAATTTATCTCAATTTTCTAGAAATGATGAACAAATAAAAAATATTTTTTATGGAGCATATATATTATATGACTCTAAAAAAGAAATTGATATCATTTTCATATCAACAGGTTCTGAATTAGAAATAACTTTAACTGCTGCTAAAATAATTGCTTCTTTAGGTTATTCTGTACGTGTTGTTTCTATGCCTTCTAATAACGTTTTTGATAGGCAAAATACTGATTATAAGGAATTAGTATTACCATCTTATGTTACTAAAAGAATTGTAGTAGAGGCAAGTATAAAAGATTTTTGGTATAAATACGTAGGAACAGAAGGATTGATTATTGGAATGGAAACATTTGGAGAATCTGCTTCAGAAAAAGTTTTATTTAAAAAGTTTGGTTTTACTGTAGAAAACATAGTAAACAAATCTAAAATTCTATTAAAATATTAA
- the dapE gene encoding succinyl-diaminopimelate desuccinylase: MVCSITKLAQKLISIPSISPKDLGCQEIMINFLDNLGFKIKEININDTKNFWATRGSGKTLTFAGHTDVVSPGDYKDWNDDPFNPVIKNGLLFGRGSSDMKGALACMMIASERFIKKTPNYEGRLSFLITSDEESLAIDGTKKVIDYLISQKDMIDYCVIGEPSSSSKIGDFIKNGRRGSITADLKIHGIQGHIAYPHLADNPIHKGLPIILKILSIELDNGNEFFSPTSVNIANIHAGDGSNNIIPGSLFVQFNFRFNTETSEEEIKSKFIQILDDNNINYSLNWFLSGKPFITKKGLLIDNVIKSIENFNKIKPILSTDGGTSDGRFIALMNSEIIEIGLMNTTIHKSNEYARISDLQKLAIIYEDIMHRLLT, from the coding sequence ATGGTTTGTTCAATTACTAAATTAGCACAAAAGTTAATTTCTATTCCATCTATTAGTCCAAAAGATTTGGGTTGTCAAGAGATTATGATTAATTTTTTAGATAATCTTGGATTTAAAATAAAAGAAATTAATATAAATGATACAAAAAATTTTTGGGCTACTAGAGGATCTGGTAAAACTTTAACTTTTGCTGGTCATACAGATGTAGTATCACCAGGTGATTATAAAGATTGGAATGATGATCCGTTTAATCCAGTAATTAAAAATGGTTTATTATTTGGTCGAGGTTCATCAGATATGAAAGGTGCTTTAGCATGTATGATGATTGCATCTGAAAGATTTATAAAAAAAACCCCTAATTATGAAGGACGTTTATCTTTTTTAATTACTTCTGATGAAGAATCACTTGCAATTGACGGTACTAAAAAAGTTATAGATTATTTAATTTCTCAAAAAGATATGATTGATTATTGTGTTATTGGAGAACCTTCTAGTAGTTCTAAAATTGGTGATTTTATAAAAAATGGACGAAGAGGGTCGATCACAGCTGATTTAAAAATTCATGGAATTCAAGGTCATATTGCATATCCTCATTTAGCAGATAATCCAATACATAAAGGATTACCTATTATTTTAAAAATATTATCTATTGAATTAGATAATGGAAATGAATTTTTTTCTCCTACTAGTGTAAATATTGCCAACATTCATGCAGGAGATGGAAGTAATAATATTATTCCAGGTTCTTTGTTTGTTCAATTTAACTTTCGTTTTAATACAGAAACTTCTGAAGAAGAGATTAAATCAAAATTTATACAAATACTAGACGATAATAATATTAATTATTCTTTAAATTGGTTCCTTTCAGGAAAGCCTTTCATTACAAAAAAAGGTTTATTAATCGATAACGTAATTAAATCTATTGAGAATTTTAATAAAATCAAACCTATTTTATCAACTGATGGGGGCACTTCAGATGGTCGTTTTATTGCTTTAATGAATTCTGAAATAATAGAGATAGGTTTAATGAATACTACTATTCATAAATCAAATGAATATGCAAGAATATCTGATCTTCAAAAATTAGCTATTATTTATGAAGATATTATGCATAGGTTGTTAACTTAA
- the dapA gene encoding 4-hydroxy-tetrahydrodipicolinate synthase: MFTGSIVALITPMNKEGEICHSSLKKLIDYHVLNKTKAIVSIGTTGESATLSQEEHIEVVMLTVKLANKRIPIIAGTGANATTEAISLTKRFEKSGIAACLTVTPYYNKPTQEGLYQHFKAISESTKLPQILYNVPSRTGCDLLPSTVARLSEFKNIIGIKEATGDLSRIHKIKKLVKNDFLLISGDDATALDFMQLGGQGVISVTANVAAKEMTQICSYALEGKFKNARFINERLTLLHEALFIEPNPIPIKWLAKKMGLIKNDTLRLPMTPILNSTRIQIEKALQYANLQEI; the protein is encoded by the coding sequence ATGTTCACAGGAAGTATTGTTGCATTAATTACACCGATGAATAAAGAAGGTGAAATTTGTCATTCTAGCTTAAAAAAGCTAATTGATTATCATGTATTAAATAAAACAAAAGCCATTGTTTCCATTGGAACTACTGGAGAATCTGCAACTCTTAGTCAAGAAGAACACATTGAAGTAGTTATGCTAACTGTAAAACTTGCAAATAAACGTATTCCTATTATTGCAGGTACAGGTGCAAATGCTACAACAGAAGCAATATCTTTAACAAAAAGATTTGAAAAATCAGGCATTGCAGCATGTCTTACTGTTACACCATATTATAACAAACCAACTCAAGAAGGATTATATCAGCATTTTAAAGCAATTTCAGAAAGTACAAAATTACCACAAATTTTATATAATGTCCCCAGCCGAACAGGTTGTGATTTACTTCCCTCAACTGTAGCAAGATTATCGGAATTTAAAAATATTATTGGAATTAAAGAAGCAACAGGTGATTTATCAAGAATACATAAAATTAAAAAATTGGTTAAAAATGATTTTTTATTAATTAGTGGTGATGATGCTACAGCTTTAGATTTTATGCAATTAGGTGGTCAAGGAGTAATATCAGTAACAGCAAACGTTGCTGCAAAAGAAATGACGCAGATATGTTCATATGCACTTGAAGGTAAGTTTAAAAATGCGAGATTTATCAATGAACGTTTGACATTATTACATGAAGCTTTGTTTATAGAACCTAATCCGATTCCAATAAAATGGTTGGCTAAAAAAATGGGTTTAATAAAGAATGATACACTACGATTACCAATGACACCAATTTTAAATTCTACACGTATACAAATTGAAAAAGCACTGCAATATGCTAACCTTCAAGAAATATAA
- the hisG gene encoding ATP phosphoribosyltransferase, which translates to MFNTNRVRIAMQKTGRLSSESIKLLTYCGIKINLKQQKLIAFAENMPIDVMLVRDDDIPGLVMDGVVDLGIVGENVLEEELLHRTSQNLENSYITLRRLDFGICRLSLAIPINTSYVDIKSLKDFRIATSYPHLLKKYLDKKNIAFKSCMLNGSVEVAPRAGLADAICDLVSTGATLEANGLREVKVVFRSHACLICKTGNINFEKKEVINKLMTRIKGVIKARESKYIMLHAPVDKLEEVISLLHGAERPTILKLAGDDNRVAMHMVSSETLFWETMEKLKSLGASSILVLPIEKMME; encoded by the coding sequence ATGTTTAATACTAATCGTGTGCGTATAGCGATGCAGAAAACTGGTCGCTTAAGTAGTGAATCTATAAAATTACTTACATATTGTGGAATTAAAATTAATTTAAAGCAACAAAAATTAATAGCTTTTGCTGAAAATATGCCTATTGATGTTATGTTAGTACGTGATGATGATATTCCTGGATTAGTTATGGATGGCGTAGTAGATTTAGGTATAGTTGGAGAAAATGTTCTTGAAGAAGAATTATTACACCGAACATCACAAAATTTAGAAAATTCTTACATTACGTTAAGACGCCTTGATTTTGGAATTTGTCGACTCTCTTTAGCTATTCCTATTAATACTTCATATGTTGACATAAAATCTTTGAAAGATTTTAGGATTGCTACTTCTTATCCTCATCTATTAAAAAAATATTTGGACAAAAAAAATATTGCCTTCAAATCTTGTATGTTAAATGGTTCTGTAGAAGTTGCACCCAGAGCTGGTTTGGCAGATGCTATTTGTGATTTAGTTTCAACTGGTGCAACATTAGAAGCCAACGGTTTACGTGAAGTAAAAGTAGTTTTTCGTTCTCATGCTTGTCTCATTTGTAAAACGGGAAACATTAATTTTGAAAAGAAAGAAGTAATCAATAAATTAATGACTCGTATAAAAGGTGTAATTAAAGCACGTGAATCTAAATATATTATGTTACATGCTCCTGTTGACAAACTTGAAGAAGTAATATCTTTACTACATGGAGCAGAAAGACCAACTATTTTAAAATTAGCAGGCGATGATAATCGCGTAGCAATGCATATGGTAAGTAGTGAAACATTATTTTGGGAAACAATGGAAAAATTGAAATCTTTAGGTGCTAGTTCAATTTTAGTCTTACCAATTGAAAAGATGATGGAGTAA
- the tal gene encoding transaldolase: protein MNQLNALKKFTTIVADTSDIESICKYKPEDATTNPSLILKAVSSINNKKFIDQATEYARKKGGSHDDKIVNASDKILVDLGVEILKYIPGYISSEVDARLSFNKEQCILKANKIINMYEEKGISRNRVLIKLAATWECIKAAEELKKNNISCNLTLLFSFAQARACAESNVFLISPFVGRIYDWYVSQNLISKDSSDQDPGVLSVCKIYDFYKKYDYKTIIMGASFRNIEQILSLSGCDRLTISPILLKELQSSNKKLNRKLSPPTAFLNPPIPLTEAEFRWEHNQDEMAVQKLSEGIRNFGKDQLCLEKIFSKLI from the coding sequence ATGAATCAATTAAATGCATTAAAAAAATTTACAACTATTGTTGCTGATACAAGTGATATAGAATCTATTTGTAAATATAAACCAGAAGATGCAACTACTAATCCATCTTTGATACTTAAAGCTGTTAGTTCAATTAATAATAAAAAATTTATTGATCAAGCAACAGAATATGCTAGAAAAAAAGGTGGTTCTCACGATGATAAAATAGTAAATGCTAGCGATAAAATTTTAGTTGATCTTGGAGTGGAAATTTTAAAGTATATACCAGGTTACATTTCTAGTGAAGTTGATGCTCGTTTATCTTTTAATAAAGAACAATGTATTTTAAAAGCAAACAAAATCATTAATATGTATGAAGAAAAAGGTATTTCTCGAAATAGAGTATTAATTAAATTAGCAGCTACATGGGAATGTATAAAAGCAGCAGAAGAACTTAAAAAAAACAATATTTCTTGTAATTTAACTCTTTTGTTTTCTTTTGCTCAAGCTCGCGCTTGTGCAGAATCAAATGTATTTTTAATATCTCCTTTTGTTGGTCGAATTTATGATTGGTATGTATCTCAAAACTTGATATCAAAAGATTCTTCTGATCAGGATCCAGGTGTTTTATCTGTTTGTAAAATTTACGATTTTTATAAAAAATATGATTATAAAACTATAATTATGGGTGCAAGTTTTCGAAATATTGAACAAATCTTATCCCTTTCAGGATGTGATCGATTGACTATTTCACCTATTTTGTTAAAAGAGCTGCAATCCAGTAATAAAAAATTAAATAGAAAACTATCTCCTCCTACTGCATTTTTAAATCCTCCTATTCCTCTTACTGAAGCAGAATTTAGGTGGGAACATAATCAAGATGAAATGGCTGTTCAAAAATTATCAGAAGGTATACGAAATTTTGGAAAAGATCAATTATGTTTAGAAAAAATTTTTTCTAAATTAATATAA
- the smrB gene encoding endonuclease SmrB, which produces MNKNRQFTVNSNILFRKWLNGTREMVQDTIFHSRLHKVNQNICSKRIFFEQDVHSNYFSFYKKKDYFKENPVSYVRNKDLINVLKKLKKGKYSPDIFLDLHGLNQYQARKKLGQLIAICQKEKIFCAHIMHGYGKNILKQQIPFWLSQHPDIVAFHQAPKMFGNDAAIIVIIEIHS; this is translated from the coding sequence ATGAATAAAAATCGACAATTTACTGTTAATAGTAATATTTTATTTCGTAAGTGGTTGAATGGTACCCGTGAAATGGTACAAGATACTATCTTTCATTCTCGATTACATAAAGTAAATCAAAATATCTGTTCTAAACGAATTTTTTTCGAACAAGATGTTCATAGTAATTATTTTTCTTTTTATAAAAAAAAAGATTATTTTAAAGAAAATCCTGTTTCTTATGTTCGAAACAAAGATTTAATTAATGTTTTAAAAAAATTAAAAAAAGGAAAATATTCTCCAGATATTTTTCTTGACTTACATGGTTTAAATCAATATCAAGCAAGAAAAAAATTAGGTCAGCTGATTGCAATCTGTCAAAAAGAAAAAATTTTTTGTGCTCATATTATGCATGGATATGGTAAAAACATTTTAAAACAGCAAATACCTTTTTGGTTGTCTCAACATCCTGACATAGTAGCGTTTCATCAAGCGCCTAAAATGTTTGGAAATGACGCGGCAATTATAGTTATAATTGAAATTCATTCTTAA
- the bcp gene encoding thioredoxin-dependent thiol peroxidase — protein MITLKSGDIAPKFTLPNHNNKLINLSDFLGKKILLYFYPKAMTPGCIVQACHIRDNLELFKNKKVEVVGISPDKTDKLLTFIEKKMLNFTLLSDKQNIVSKKFGVWGEKNFMGKKYFGIYRTSFLINPSGIIDKIFFKFKCNDHHKIILTYLNSK, from the coding sequence ATGATTACACTTAAATCTGGAGATATTGCTCCAAAGTTTACTCTTCCTAATCATAATAATAAATTAATAAATTTATCTGATTTTTTAGGAAAAAAAATATTACTTTATTTTTATCCAAAAGCTATGACTCCCGGTTGTATAGTACAAGCATGCCACATTAGAGATAATTTAGAATTATTTAAAAATAAGAAGGTAGAAGTTGTAGGTATTAGTCCTGATAAGACCGATAAATTATTAACTTTTATTGAAAAAAAAATGTTAAATTTTACTTTATTATCTGATAAACAAAACATTGTTAGCAAAAAATTCGGTGTATGGGGTGAAAAAAATTTCATGGGAAAAAAATATTTTGGAATTTATCGTACCAGTTTTTTAATTAATCCATCTGGTATTATTGATAAAATATTTTTTAAATTTAAGTGTAATGACCATCATAAAATCATATTAACATATTTAAATTCAAAATAA
- a CDS encoding beta-ketoacyl synthase N-terminal-like domain-containing protein: MKRVVITGFGIISSIGNNKKEVLNSLYNGISGITFSEEMKESGMRSQVWGNIKLEDKNYLKKNKIFRFMNDGSIYAFLSMEQAIKDANLKTKQYQKNPRIGLIAGSGGGFPKHHVRGIDAMRSNRGLKSVSPYIAIKAMNSGISACLSTLFKIYGVNYSISSACATSGHCIGNAFELIKFGKQDLIFAGGGEEVSWELACEFDAMKALSSNFNNTPVKSSRVYDINRDGFVISGGGGILIIEELNYALSRSAHIYAEIIGYAATSDGKDMIVPSGEGATRCMNLAKKENKVSFIDYLNVHGTSTKVGDLIELEAINKSFFHEKKPIISATKSMTGHALGASGVHEIIYTLLMMKYNFIAPSINIEKLESYAENMNIVQKTFHKRIKTAMSNSFGFGGTNVSLILKRY, translated from the coding sequence GTGAAACGAGTCGTGATTACAGGATTTGGTATCATTTCAAGTATTGGAAATAATAAAAAAGAAGTTTTAAATTCTTTATATAATGGTATTTCTGGAATTACATTTTCAGAAGAAATGAAAGAATCAGGTATGCGCAGTCAAGTTTGGGGGAATATAAAATTAGAAGATAAAAATTATTTAAAAAAAAATAAAATCTTTCGTTTTATGAATGATGGATCTATTTATGCTTTTTTATCAATGGAGCAAGCAATTAAAGACGCTAATTTAAAAACTAAACAATATCAAAAAAATCCGCGTATTGGACTTATTGCAGGTTCTGGAGGAGGTTTTCCAAAACACCACGTAAGGGGTATAGATGCAATGAGAAGTAATAGAGGTTTGAAATCTGTTAGTCCTTATATTGCAATTAAAGCTATGAATTCTGGGATATCTGCTTGTTTGTCAACTTTATTTAAAATATATGGAGTAAATTATTCTATAAGTTCAGCTTGTGCTACTTCCGGACATTGTATTGGTAATGCATTTGAATTAATTAAATTTGGTAAACAAGATCTTATTTTTGCAGGTGGTGGTGAAGAGGTAAGTTGGGAATTAGCATGCGAATTTGATGCAATGAAAGCACTTTCTAGTAATTTTAATAATACTCCTGTTAAATCATCACGTGTTTATGATATAAATCGTGATGGTTTTGTCATATCTGGTGGTGGAGGTATATTAATTATTGAAGAATTAAATTATGCTTTATCTAGATCTGCTCATATTTATGCTGAAATTATTGGATATGCCGCAACGTCTGATGGTAAAGACATGATTGTACCTTCAGGAGAAGGAGCTACACGCTGTATGAATTTAGCAAAAAAAGAAAATAAAGTATCATTTATTGATTATTTGAATGTTCATGGGACTTCTACTAAAGTTGGTGATTTAATTGAGTTAGAAGCAATTAATAAATCTTTTTTTCATGAAAAAAAACCTATAATTTCAGCAACAAAATCAATGACCGGTCATGCTTTAGGCGCATCTGGTGTACATGAAATTATTTATACATTGTTAATGATGAAGTATAATTTTATAGCTCCTTCAATTAATATTGAAAAACTAGAATCTTATGCTGAGAACATGAATATTGTACAAAAAACTTTTCATAAAAGAATTAAAACAGCGATGTCTAATAGTTTTGGATTTGGTGGCACTAATGTTTCTTTAATATTAAAAAGGTATTAG
- the aroC gene encoding chorismate synthase, with protein MSGNTIGKIFRVTTFGESHGTALGCIIDGMPPGLELSSDDLQHDLDRRRPGASRYTTQRSELDKVQILSGVFNGITTGTSIGLIIQNTDQRSQDYSEIKDLFRPGHADYTYEKKYGIRDYRGGGRSSARETAMRVAAGSVAKKYLKIQHGIIVRGYLSAMGDINCPFESWEEVEKNPFFCSNKNKIIQLEKLIKNLKKTGDSTGAEITIIAENVPVGFGEPVFDRLDADLAHALMSINAAKGVEVGDGFLVVNQKGSENRDEITPNGFKSNHCGGILGGISNGENIFLKVAFKPTSSIRKLGNTVNKNNEKVKITVKGRHDPCVGIRAVPIAEAMVAIILMDHLLRFRAQCKKNNL; from the coding sequence ATGTCTGGAAATACAATTGGGAAAATTTTTCGTGTAACTACTTTCGGTGAATCACATGGAACAGCATTGGGATGTATAATTGACGGAATGCCTCCAGGTTTAGAATTATCTTCAGATGATTTACAACATGATTTAGATCGCAGAAGACCTGGAGCTTCACGTTATACCACTCAACGATCTGAATTGGATAAAGTCCAAATACTTTCAGGAGTGTTTAACGGAATAACTACAGGAACAAGTATTGGTCTAATTATTCAAAATACAGACCAACGCTCGCAAGATTATAGTGAAATAAAAGACTTATTTAGACCAGGACATGCTGATTATACTTATGAAAAAAAATATGGAATAAGAGACTATCGCGGTGGTGGAAGATCTTCAGCTCGCGAAACTGCAATGCGAGTTGCAGCAGGGAGCGTTGCAAAAAAATATCTTAAAATTCAACATGGAATAATTGTTCGTGGATATTTATCAGCTATGGGAGATATAAATTGTCCGTTTGAATCATGGGAAGAAGTGGAAAAAAACCCTTTTTTTTGTTCAAATAAAAATAAAATTATACAATTAGAAAAATTAATTAAAAATTTAAAAAAAACAGGTGATTCAACAGGTGCGGAAATAACAATTATAGCAGAAAATGTACCAGTAGGTTTTGGAGAACCAGTTTTCGATAGACTAGATGCAGATTTGGCTCATGCTTTAATGAGTATTAATGCTGCAAAAGGAGTAGAAGTTGGAGATGGTTTTTTAGTGGTTAATCAAAAAGGAAGTGAAAATCGAGACGAAATTACTCCTAATGGATTTAAAAGTAATCATTGCGGCGGTATTTTAGGAGGAATTAGCAATGGTGAAAATATTTTTTTAAAAGTTGCATTCAAACCTACTTCAAGTATTCGAAAATTAGGAAATACAGTAAATAAAAATAATGAAAAAGTCAAAATAACTGTGAAAGGTCGACATGATCCGTGTGTAGGAATACGTGCTGTACCAATAGCAGAAGCAATGGTGGCAATAATATTAATGGATCATCTATTAAGATTTAGAGCACAATGTAAAAAAAATAACCTTTAA
- the rsmI gene encoding 16S rRNA (cytidine(1402)-2'-O)-methyltransferase: MNSFNTTGILYIIPTPIGNLSDITYRAVETLKNVNLIAAENIYHTNILLQHYNVKNILISLNKNNEKKQSHYVIKKLKEGKKIGLVSDAGTPVINDPGYFLVKQCRSLNIKIIPLPGPCAAITALSASGISTNRFCYEGFLPSKKKVRCDLLKSLKKETRTIIFYESKHRILQSIKDIIEKIDENRYLVIAREITKKWEYIYGAKANEMLFWLKEDKNHCNKGEIVIIIDGFKELKNKDVSEKAISTLKILRNVLSLKQSVLITSKIHEIKKNNLYQYAIKKEDK, encoded by the coding sequence GTGAATTCATTTAATACTACTGGTATTCTTTATATTATTCCGACACCTATTGGCAATCTATCTGATATTACTTATCGTGCTGTGGAAACATTAAAAAACGTCAATTTAATAGCTGCTGAAAATATTTATCATACTAATATTTTACTACAACATTACAATGTTAAAAATATTTTAATATCTTTAAATAAAAACAATGAAAAAAAACAAAGTCATTATGTAATTAAAAAATTAAAAGAAGGAAAAAAAATTGGATTGGTATCTGATGCAGGAACACCAGTTATTAATGATCCAGGATATTTTTTAGTAAAACAATGCCGTTCTTTAAACATTAAAATTATCCCTCTTCCAGGACCTTGTGCTGCTATTACAGCACTAAGTGCTTCTGGAATATCTACTAATCGTTTTTGCTATGAAGGATTTCTTCCTTCTAAAAAAAAAGTAAGATGTGATTTATTAAAATCTTTAAAAAAAGAAACAAGAACAATAATTTTTTATGAATCGAAACATAGAATACTTCAAAGTATAAAAGACATTATAGAAAAAATTGATGAAAATAGATATTTAGTAATTGCAAGAGAAATTACAAAAAAATGGGAGTATATTTATGGGGCAAAAGCTAATGAAATGCTATTTTGGCTCAAAGAAGATAAGAATCACTGTAATAAAGGAGAAATAGTAATTATTATAGATGGTTTTAAAGAATTAAAAAATAAAGATGTTTCAGAAAAAGCAATAAGTACATTAAAAATTTTAAGAAATGTTCTTTCATTAAAACAATCTGTATTAATTACCTCTAAAATACATGAAATAAAAAAAAATAATTTATATCAATATGCAATAAAAAAAGAAGATAAGTGA